In Pseudomonadota bacterium, the genomic stretch CCCGCGGACGTCCTGGAGCACGCGGCGCCAGTCGCCTCGCCCGGACCCGGAGGCGTCGCCGAGGTCGCCGCCGATGTCGTCGACGACGACGTGGGCGTTCGTGCTGATGATCTTCTGCTTCAGGTCGTTGGAGAACCCTCCCATGACGGACAAGACGGTCGTGAGCGTGCACGACGACGCGGAGACGCCGATGACCGCGAGCACCGGGATGACGGTGACCGCGCCCCGCTTGACGCCGCGCACGTGGCGCACGGCGACGAAGCCGTAGTGCCTGAGCTTCCCGGCCAGGAGATCCAGCGCCTGCACCAAGGCGAACCACAGGCTCACGGTGATCGACATCCAGCCGACGAGCATCACGACGATGTAGACGACTATGGCCAGGACGTTCACGGCTCAGCCCTCTGCCGTCGCGAGCAGGTAGGCGCGGACGAAGCGCTCGAGCTCGCCGTCCAGCACCGCGTCGACGTTCCCAGTCTCCTCGCCGGTGCGGGTGTCCTTGACGAGCCTGTACGGCGCGAGCACGTACGACCGGATCTGGGAGCCCCACGCGATCTCCTTCTTGTCGGCGTTGCGCGCGTCGGCCTCCTTGCGGCGGTTCTCGAGCTCCCGCTCGTACAGCCGGCCCCGCAGCACCTTGAGCGCCTGCGCGCGGTTCTTGTGCTGCGATCGCTCGTTCTGGCACTGCACGACGAGGCCGGTCGGCAGGTGCGTGATGCGCACCGCGGAGTCGGTCTTGTTCACGTGCTGGCCGCCGTGCCCGCCGGCCCGGTAGGTGTCGATGCGGAGATCCTCGTCGCGGATGTCGATCTCGATGTTCTCGTCGATCTCGGGGATGACGTCGATCGCGGCGAAGGACGTGTGCCGGCGCGCCTGGGCGTCGAACGGCGACATGCGGACGAGCCTGTGGATGCCCCTCTCGGACTTGAGGTAGCCGAAGGCGAACTCGCCGACCACGTTGATCATGGCGCTCTTGATGCCGCCCTCGTCGTTCTCCTGGATCTCGACGACATGCACGTCGTACCCCTTCTTCTCGGCGTACCGCGAGATCATGCGGAGCAGCATCTCGGCCCAGTCGGCGGAGTCGACGCCGCCCGCGCCCGGCGAGAAGGAGACAAACGCGCTCATCGCGTCGACGGGAT encodes the following:
- the prfB gene encoding peptide chain release factor 2 (programmed frameshift), whose protein sequence is MFEDLKERVPAMETKLAGLRRHLDVDKKLARIEELNLKAAASDFWNDNETAQEVLKERSRLQKVVSELVGAERELAEFKDLVSLAEAESDTSLLDDLRAQLDKLTERVDSMETTRLLGDPVDAMSAFVSFSPGAGGVDSADWAEMLLRMISRYAEKKGYDVHVVEIQENDEGGIKSAMINVVGEFAFGYLKSERGIHRLVRMSPFDAQARRHTSFAAIDVIPEIDENIEIDIRDEDLRIDTYRAGGHGGQHVNKTDSAVRITHLPTGLVVQCQNERSQHKNRAQALKVLRGRLYERELENRRKEADARNADKKEIAWGSQIRSYVLAPYRLVKDTRTGEETGNVDAVLDGELERFVRAYLLATAEG